From Arachis hypogaea cultivar Tifrunner chromosome 3, arahy.Tifrunner.gnm2.J5K5, whole genome shotgun sequence:
CGTTCCTCGTGTCTTGTCTGCTCTGCATTAAATCTTACACTTGTACACACAAGATCATTTTTGTGCTCTTTAATTTGGTTTATAAATAAGTTGTGAATGGTTAATTGTTATTTAGAAAGTTACATCGTTTGTTAACTACTCCAACACCATCtgtatttcaaataaaataaacaccaGGCACCGGCTCGCGGTCCTCGTGTCTGCCTGCCTTAAAATATTCATTCTGCTCTGCGATCCGATCTTATCCCACACTTGCCTTCAAGCAGTAATTAATGGAGGAGGGGCTGTTTGTCACGGCGGTTGGACTACTGATGCTGGCGGTGGGGGGATGGAAGCTGCTCAACTGGCTCTTCCTGAGGCCTAAGAAGCTTGAAACCCTTCTCAGGGAGCAAGGCTTCCATGGCAACCCCTACTCCCTCTtctccaacaacaacaacaacaactcctcTTCTTATAACATGAAGCCAATGACTTTCTCTGATGACAAGGACATAGCTCCACGTGTCTATTCTACAGCTGATCATGCTATCATCAAATTTGGTTCGCTCCTACTCCTACCTATATTATTCACATTTATTGCATATATCGTATCATACGGAAGAAACAGAGAGTTATTAATGATGTGATGGACAGGGAAGAATTCATTTTACTGGGAAGGTCAGACACTGAAGGTCAACATCACAAACCCTGAGCATATTAAACAAGTTTTTACCAATAACAGTTACTTCAAGAAAGAGAAGCCTAAGCTGGGGCGTGTGGCCAAGTTATTGGGCTCTGGACTTCCAAATTATGAGGACCAACAATGGCACACACATCGAAAGATCATCAACCCTGCTTTCCATATGGAGAAATTGAAAGTTAGTTTAATTTGCTTTTATTCCaacatgtatgtatatatgttaaGCATTACTGAGTGTGCTACTAACTATGTCTATAGCTTCTAACATCAACAATGGTCCAATGCTGCCATGATGTGATTCATAAATGGGAGGAGATGCTGTCTTCAGAGGGTAAATGCGACATTGATGTGGAGCCTTTCATCCAGAATCTGGCTTGCGATGTTATTTCCAGAACAGCCTTTGGAAGCAGTTACCAAGAAGGAAAAAGAATATTTGAACTCCTTACTAAGCAAGCTAGACTTATAATGAGACTAAAATATATTCACATTCCAGGATGGTGGTAAGACATATAACTAACCATTTTAATTAAGTTCAAATCTTTCTATTTAGGTACTCATCATGTATCTTGCAGGTTGCTTCCTACTAGTGTTAATAGGGGTATGATTAAAATTGATAGAGAGATGCAAGCATCACTTGAAGCTATCATCAGGAAAAGAGAGAAAGCAATGAAGGATGGTGAGGAGGTTAACAAGAGTGACTTATTAGGGATACTTTTGGAATCAAACagcaaagaaataaaagaacatggaaTGAGTAATCGAGAGATAGTGGAAGAATGCTACACATTTTACATGGCAGGACAAGAAACCACGGCTGTTTTGATAGTATGGACAATGGTGATGCTAAGTAGGTATCCAGAATGGCAATCACGTGCGAGGGAAGAAGTCTTCCAAGTCTTTGGAAACCGAAAGCCAGACAGTGATGGCCTCAATCGCCTTAAAACCGTAAGCATGTATATATAATTTGTTTTACTTGCTATAATTGTATTAGTCTTGAGGTGTTGATATTGtttggcatatatatatatataggtatcaATGATCTTAAATGAGGTGTTAAGGCTATACCCACCAACCCTGTTTTTCAGTCGAACACTCAACAAAGATATAAAGATGCAAAACCTATCACTACCTGCTGGAGTTAAAATTTCATTACCAATACTTTTGATCCACCATGATCGTGAGCTATGGGGTGATGATGCAAGAGAGTTCAAACCAGAAAGATTTTCAGAAGGAATTGCTAAAGCGACTAAAGGTCAGGTCTCATATTTTCCATTTGGATGGGGGCCTAGAATGTGCATTGGCCAAAATTTCTCCTTAATGGAAGCCAAGATATTCTTCACATTGCTTTTACAACGCTTCACAATTGAGCTCTCCCCTGCATATACACATGCTCCAGTCAATTTCCTTAATCTTAAACCAATGCGTGGAGCTCAAATCGTCTTACATAAATTGTAGTTTCAATTATTGCACAAGAAGTGGCTTCTTCCAAATTTAAGTAACGTGCAAAATAAATTCCAtgcatctttctttcttttcttttctttgtaaaaGTGATCCACTTGTGATGTTTCATAGGTCATGGAGGCAACAGAGGAccacttttctttctttcttttattcttcagGAATATCATATTTTAGAATGATGACCAATTTCTTATAGCTATTTTGATAGGTACATAGTTAGtccgaaattttaaaatttttccatATCCAAAATAAATTGAACTTTTAACGCTTAACTAAGAGAATGAATCTTTTCCATTCGATTTTATTATGCGTTAAAACacgagtcatatatatataaagggaaagtatgaggaaccattttaatatataagttgctttctcatatgtattttttttaagttttatattaAACAGCTAAGCAAGCACGATACAAATAATACTTTATAGTTGCCAGCTCCGACGTCTAAGGTGTCGTCCATGTTTATCTGGATCGGATTCTCGAATCCAATCCAAATGACGAACCTTATCACGGGTGGTGCTTCTCTCACTCTAGCGGGATTTCCTGCATACACAAGGTTTCGAAAGTAATACCTCACTGCTTATCACTCGAAACAACCCTATCATCATTGGTAGCACAAACATTTAAATTATTGATACTCTTTAATCTTTTGGATTAAGATGCAGTAACACTAAATTTAAATGGGTTGCGGTGGCATGCCGCTATATTCGGCAAATATAATATGACATTTAAAAAGGAAACTTTTGCATTTTATACATTAGTCATTTGCGCTTTGATATATAAACAATTTCGTCATATATCGATTGTTTGAAAGCTGAAGCTTGATACGCTTCTAAGCTAAATTGATAACGATAAACATTTCATATACACATTTCACATCATGCATGCATGTATCAAGAATAAAAGAATTGGTTACAACAGTGCCACCGAGCGCATCCCTGTGCACATTTAGTTCCTAGGTGTTTTGTTGAAATATTTACAATCTAAGTTCTAAAATCCAAGAGGTACATTCCTGGAGAAGTTGGAATTTCTGACGAAAAGCTATGTTGAAGAAAACCTGCATCTTTGAGCGAAATTCAGTAACGTCTTCCTTGCACCTAAATGAGCCAGCACAAGCACACTGCTCAGACAAATGTGCAGCTTTGACCTGGTTGCACCTGAGGCACACCAGATCTTGAAGGTGGTAAAGCCGCTCTCTTTGTCGTACGATCTGAAGAAGCGCATTCTCCATCACCTCGCGGTCATAAGGCTGGCCACACTGTGGCACCGCACAACGCCACTCCTGAGTCAATAAAGCCGAGTCACGGCACAAGTCCAAGTCTCTGCAGTCATTACAATAGCTGTCCCAAGGGAGGGGGGAACACAACAAAAGAGAGTTATATATATGTGAATAAGGGAAGCATCGATATTTCTTcgtaaaggaaaagaaaaaaggttAGAACTAACATATATAAAGACAAACTGAATCAGGTTATGAGAAAAACGTAAAAATGACTTTAACTTCTTCAATTCCTCTCTTTGCATTAAACCCTTGAGCAAAAAAATTTACACAACCCACCAACTTACTCCTAAAAATGGATCTTCTAAAGATAAATTTTCCCATGACCTTGTGTgaaatcattttatttttttgtcacatGTCTTCTCTATGTCCTACCTTTTAAATCAATAATGAAAGATAAAGTATAATAAAACTATATGGAACCccgtaaaaatttatataaaataaaaaagcaagATATGAATGGTGACCAAATTATATGATGATTttcatttgacaaatttaatAGTTTCGAGTTTGGACACTAATTAATACTtcattcattctttttttttatcactttGCATTAAGAAACTTAGAATCACTAATGAAGAGATAGAATAGTAGAATATTTTTCAATACTATTATAAATTAAAAGCATAATGATACTTCAACAATAAATAATGCAAAGAAAAATGAGTGACAAATAATAAGGTGCTGAGGGAATAATATGCAGCCACACAAACACGAGATAGAAATCTATTGATATTCTGAAAACTTGCGGGAAAAAAATTGTATTGTTGCGTAATAGAAATCTAtgtatttctttgatttttctgtttcttttagtAATGATAGGATGACTAAATGATTCATTTTTGTTTATTCATTTAGTATTTGAGACTTATCACCTCATTATCTTGTTACCCACACTTCATCCTATTGTGATCATTCGTAAGTAAATACACAGGAAATGATTTATGCAAACATTTCTTATTTAATTTCCTTCTTTACCTGCAAATGACATTGGATAGGATGAAGGAATGACATGGATCACGAAACTCAGCTTCCGGAGCAAACTCCCTAACACGAACATATTTTAACAAATTCTTTCTCATGACCTGTGAAGGGTACAATGAGACTATCAATTTGCGGACCAAGAATATACATAGAGAAAAAGATCAACAGCCCATGGAAAACGAAGCCATTCCAATTTCATTATACATGAATAGCTGCAGCACATCAATTTAACTTTATCTTCTTTTCTCCTCCTCCCCACcctccccccccttttttttttctttggactcAGGAAATATGCGTAATCATCCTATTGAACAATACCAGGCCTTTAACAAATATAACTCGGGAAAACAATTATTACCAACACATCATGCTGCACACTTTGGTCGAGGGCCAACACAGCACAGACATGCTTGATAAATTCCAAGGAAGCATCCCCTCTATGTTGATCACCCACAATTTGAGGAAGGCCAGATGATGTACTTGGGTCATCTTCTGATTTGCTTGCCCCTTTCATGTGAAGAACAATATCACGAACAATTCGCAAAAGATTGTCCGTGAAGTAAGAGCTAATCTGTGGAATAGAAGGCAAAATAATATAACAACTAatattttgaatcaaaatatcaGACAACTTCAGTCCCTACTCCTCAAAGCTCTGTAATTGTTTTACCTGTTCTTTGATATATTCTATCATTTCTGATTCCAAAGCCTCTGCAGCTCCAATGTTAATCGATGGGGTGCAGGAATCACCATTCAGCATTGATTCCCTGATTCCTGCTTGCTTTTGTGCATAGCTCCAAGGAATATACAAGAATTGAGAAACAATGACAATGAAATGATCCTACAGGGAGACATAATATAACTAAACAAATTAGAGATGAAGAATACAAATATAGCTTCAATATTAAAGGCTAACCAATTAGAATTCAATAAATCAATTCTCCATAGTAGCAATTCTTTGCCTTCAAACTTATATTTAAAGTAAGATTCATGGAAGGCAACTTGCCTGGATTTTCTTTGGCAAGTACTCAGCAATATTCCAGCTTGATATAATGTCAACTTGAGATTCATCTGATTTTGCTGGTATTCCACCATAGTTATACTACAGGAGGAAAAGAACAATAACTAGGCAATGATGCTGATTTGAATTAAATAACATAAGAGTGAAACGATTGCAAGACTGCACAACTACATGCACTTCAAATTGCACAAAATTACATTATGATTCACAAGTAATACTTAGATGCATTACCAACAACCAATAGGGGGAGGACTAAACAATTAACAAAATGCATGATGATCAAACCTGATCCATGAATAGCAATGACCGCCAAAACTGAAGTGGTTCCAACTCAATCCATTCAAATAAGTCTCTACAAAATCAGCAAGACATAGTAAGAGCTTGTGGACAATATTGTTGTTCAGTAAAATATTGTAGATTTTTCACTTTTAAAGAAGTCAACAAAAATCTCCTAAAAGTAAATAGGTTTAAATGTGATTATCCCAACATTTTTCAGCCAACATCATAGCGTTAGAACTGGTGCTGCGACAGTGGGAAAATTTTCTCTTGTTTGGGAAGTCACGGCACCAGAAGTTTCCTTTTGTTCGTGCAGTCGTGATGCCATGGTGCTAGAACCAGCACCTTGACGCCAGATTTTTTGAAGTTTGGATGCGCAACACCACGAAAGTTGGCTGATTATTGGCCGGAGAAAGTTGGCTCCATAACAGGACtgggaagaaaaatatttaacttgTGGCTTTTACAAGACAGACCTAGACTGTATAGTTCTTAACAAACTGTCACAGTAAGCCTTGGCTGCAGCAAGATCATATTTCCCTGTGTCGATAATAATCTTTGAGAAGTTTGCAAATACAATTGTTGCACCCAACTTGCGGAACTCTGCCAACAACAGTGCAAACACTTTTTGCATGACCTATAATACCAAGCAATAAAAAGACATTATAAAGAAAAAAGTAGTAAGAGATTTAAACTTAAATATTCAAGTCACAATGAAATGAACTGACAAAAGGCCAACAAGCATAAAACCAAAATAATGGAAAACCTATTTTAAAGGTGGGAACAAGTTGTAACATCTCAGGGGTTATCCAATTCACTAAACCTTCTTATTTGCCCTGTCAAGTTGGCTATACATTTTGgaaagattaaaaattttaagataaggAGGAAAAGAAGATGAATGTTGTTACCTTGTGAAGTAGCTGGTGAAGAGCTGGATCGTGAAGTTTTGACTGAGGGCTGCAATATGGGAAGGAATTTAGTAGCTATACGTGTAAAAAAGAGGTAGCAGGAGACAAGTAAACACAGTAAAAACCTGCAAAGCCATCGATACAGATGTTGCAACATTGCATCCGCATATGTGTTTTGAGATGTAACTGCATCTGCAAGGCACCGCTGAATCAATTGTTTCAGGACTCGAAAGGCATGTGTACATGAGGCAGCCTCATCAAAGCCACTCTGATCAATAGCGGGATTAGCTCCAGAATTAAATTCATTATCGAATCCTAATAAAGCGCCTCCTTCCATTTCATTGACTTGGTTGCTTTTTAAAAGGGCATCCACAGCTAGGTGGTGTATCTGtaacataaacaaataaaaatatttataaacgtCACCAAGTTGTATGTACTTCAATCAATTAGTGAACATAACTCTGTTAATATCAAACCTTTAACTCAACAGTAACTTTTCTGTAAGCTCCAGGATATGTAAGAACAGGTTGGTGGACCTGTATCCAGATAGCACAGCAGTCAATTTCAAAAGAACCAAAATGAGCATGCTCATTAATCAAATAATCACAGCATTAGCGTGGAGAAACTATTCCTACGTACAATCTTTCCCAGCAAACTTTTTAAGTAACCACAATTGAAACCTGATCATTTTGTCATGGAGAGTGGCTGCTTGATTCATTGTTAAGTTGTTTTTAAAACTTGCAGATGCTCCCCCGACAATATAGcagatttaacaaatta
This genomic window contains:
- the LOC112784743 gene encoding 11-oxo-beta-amyrin 30-oxidase isoform X2; the encoded protein is MEEGLFVTAVGLLMLAVGGWKLLNWLFLRPKKLETLLREQGFHGNPYSLFSNNNNNNSSSYNMKPMTFSDDKDIAPRVYSTADHAIIKFGKNSFYWEGQTLKVNITNPEHIKQVFTNNSYFKKEKPKLGRVAKLLGSGLPNYEDQQWHTHRKIINPAFHMEKLKLLTSTMVQCCHDVIHKWEEMLSSEGKCDIDVEPFIQNLACDVISRTAFGSSYQEGKRIFELLTKQARLIMRLKYIHIPGWWLLPTSVNRGMIKIDREMQASLEAIIRKREKAMKDGEEVNKSDLLGILLESNSKEIKEHGMSNREIVEECYTFYMAGQETTAVLIVWTMVMLSRYPEWQSRAREEVFQVFGNRKPDSDGLNRLKTSNTQQRYKDAKPITTCWS
- the LOC112784743 gene encoding 11-oxo-beta-amyrin 30-oxidase isoform X1, whose translation is MEEGLFVTAVGLLMLAVGGWKLLNWLFLRPKKLETLLREQGFHGNPYSLFSNNNNNNSSSYNMKPMTFSDDKDIAPRVYSTADHAIIKFGKNSFYWEGQTLKVNITNPEHIKQVFTNNSYFKKEKPKLGRVAKLLGSGLPNYEDQQWHTHRKIINPAFHMEKLKLLTSTMVQCCHDVIHKWEEMLSSEGKCDIDVEPFIQNLACDVISRTAFGSSYQEGKRIFELLTKQARLIMRLKYIHIPGWWLLPTSVNRGMIKIDREMQASLEAIIRKREKAMKDGEEVNKSDLLGILLESNSKEIKEHGMSNREIVEECYTFYMAGQETTAVLIVWTMVMLSRYPEWQSRAREEVFQVFGNRKPDSDGLNRLKTVSMILNEVLRLYPPTLFFSRTLNKDIKMQNLSLPAGVKISLPILLIHHDRELWGDDAREFKPERFSEGIAKATKGQVSYFPFGWGPRMCIGQNFSLMEAKIFFTLLLQRFTIELSPAYTHAPVNFLNLKPMRGAQIVLHKL